The Drosophila simulans strain w501 chromosome 3R, Prin_Dsim_3.1, whole genome shotgun sequence genome contains the following window.
AACATTCTGCTTTCCGAAAATAGCTTACAttcctttttatattttaagaaatagagaaattaatcaataataatttaaagagaaacgaatcaatatttttacaaatgaAGTAATCTTATGCACAGAGAACATCGCATAGTGaattatatgtatgttctaAAGAAATTAGTATGTCAATTAGCAAAATTAGAAAGAATTGATTAACCAGTAACCTACTTTCCAACTCAAGGCAGACGTATAAAGAccgaaaaattcaaaaatatgttCAGTTTGTTTAACGTCGCCATGAAGATAATTTTAAGTGGtaagtaaaaaataattaaacatttaacttttttatatttaaacacGTATTTTTAGTGTTAGCCCTTGTCGTATGCCTTACTAGGCAATGCATTGGCCAATTGCACAGTGAGCAGTTACTGGCTGTGTTGAAAGCTAGTGGAGATGATCCCAAAACTCCACTGATTGTGCTTTCCAATCCCACAATAAGGCCAGCATTTGGGGAGTCAATCAAATCGGAACCGGATATGGAGACCACAGTAATTCCAGAATCTGCAACCACTATTTCACCAGCCAGTTTTACAACGGCTTCCACAGagaagcgaaataaaaaaacacgACCTCCTCAGAAGCAGAAAGCTGGCCCAAATTATGAACCAAACCAGAGATTTTCAATGCAGGACCTATTGCTGATGCCCGGCATTTGGGAGAGCTCCCCAATTGTCGACCAGGGACCAATGACTACCCTAAACGCCCAACCAGTTTTCTATCCTGTTCCAGTTTATATTCCGTATCCGATGCCCTTTATGCTGAACCCACAGATACATCTGATGAGCAGACCGTCCAATGATAAAGTGGATGACCAAATCGCAATGGGCTTCCATGGGATGATGGGCGAAAATCTACTTAGAAGCTCTTTCCAGCAGGACAACGGGTCTGATTGGCACAAGATAATCGGGAATCGAGTGAAGCCGGTCAGCCAAGATGGCCCGAAAAAGTGGAGGGGAAAATGGCGAAAGACAACGACCACTACAACTACCACTTCCACAACTGAAGCTCCTGTTACAATGTCAACTGAGCCAACAAGATTGCTGTCGGATAGCAGTAACCAAAGTGATACTGTGCTAAAATCGATCGAAACCAATGTAAACAATGAGACAACTGGTGCTGCAAGctaatttaacaaaataaaagaaacgaATAACATGAAGCAAAAAAGGAATACCTGGAAGCTTAATTTGTATATGAGTGGTTAAGCCATTTTAAGAGTTTACTCCGTATTTCGTATTTCaactgtatttaaataaaatccgtgaaatcaaaatatttttaaaagtggatttattattaatacaataattatatttacatgAATTAAAGattcttatttttatacccATGCATGCATTGTAGTCATAAATTGCagatctaaaaataaaatcaaaaaatttttaataatataattactAAAAATTTCTTGTCGAATTAATCTTTAGAAATCTTTAAAGCTATTTATGCAGACATAAAGGGGCTTAAAAGGAactggaaattaatttgttatcCGGATTAGCCAGACTTTACTGCGACTCCTCatcaattcatttaaaaagtcAGCAGATTTGTGGCATACTTTCAGGCGGTCCGGTGTACTTACTTTCTCTCCATCTCTCTCCCAGTTTGAGAAAGGTAGTTCGTATCTGTGTGCGACTCGATTTATATGCACCTGTGTTGGTACGATTAAACTCACCTACCAACACCCAAAGTTGGCCGCATCTTTGGTGCGATGGAGCTGCCTCCATTCAGTTGGTTATCCACGCTCGCCGGTCAGCCACGTTTATCGCGCCACTCTGCTTGTTTTTATTGGCAGAAGCAAGCGTAAAAAGTGAAAGACACAACGGATTCTGGAAATCAAACTTAACAAATTTCTTCTTGTGAAAAGCGAAAGTGTCTGCCGgacaaataacaaaacaacTCGCTAATTAGACACCACGCCATGACGAGCAACCAAAGAATTATGAGCCAATGGTGATGATCAGTGTTTGTCGCCGCAGTTACTGTGCGTGTTAATTTCCGGGGAAGCACCCTCGTTACAAGTGAGTAAAGTGAGGTAAAGTCAGAAAGTCGCACATTGCCTACACAATCGAATGGCCATGCAAATATCTGACCCAATTTCAGTTGCATGAGTGACCAACAGCTGGCAAGCCGGTTGCACTTATCAACCGAAAAAATGGAAACCCGTTTTGCAGGCGAAATGCGATGCATGTCGTCCGTGTGCATTTGGCCCAGTGGGTAAAAGTGAAATTCACTGCGGTCGCTTGGCTCCGCCAGCTGCCTTCGCTGGGTTCTTAAGCTCCTTAAAGACCTTCCCCCCGCCCACCTTGAGTTATTAGCGCATGCCAGATGGGAATCTCAACGCGCTCTAATACCCATTAGAATCCCAATTAGTGCTTCGCTGTTGGGCTTGCGTGCTCGACGGTCGTAAGTTCTTCCAGAACGAAgcaaaccgaaaataaaagagttatTTGCAGTGATAAACAAATTAGGAGCATGCCAGAAGAATGTAAACAAATGGCCGGGGCAAAAAGCCAAGCGCCAATTGTTGTGGTTCGCTCCACATAATCACacttaattgaaaacgaaaccTTTCAGAATAATTTGCAGGCGATAAACCGCAGCCATATGTGCATAATGCTTTTTATTCCGAGCACGAATTTGATTTTACTACACTTTTTATTGTCCATGGGCCAATAATTGCCagtaattttaaacaatttgttgcgcTCCCCGGCAGATGGATAAAATGGTAAAAAGTACATTGAATCCGATCTGTTTGGACTTAATAAGCCATTAGTGAGTCAAGTTGGTTAACCGCAACGAAAGTGAGTTTGCTATAGATTTCTCTGGAACGCAACCGAAGAAATGCAGACGGAGTTAAAAaactcttaaaaatatttgcacgcTAGTACAAATCACACCACACACTTGGCGAACTAAGTTACAGGCACGCACAAAGTGAAATTAGCAATCTATTAGATGCAATCCACATTCACTAGGCGTTCGACTGAAACCGAAAGTCGCTTCGGGCATCGGaacaatttaatgaaatgcaaatatactTGAAGCTTTACATAACCGCTTGTCGAGCGGAGCATTCGCGATGTTCGGATGCGTGTCAGCCCGAGAAATTGtcacataaaaatgcaataaaatctCGCGGAAATGCTGCGACTGacagtggcaaaaaaaaaacaactcgCAGGGAAAGCTTGTTACCTTACGAAAACGTAATCTGCCAGCCAGCCGAgagctgctggccattttCAAGTGCCATTAAGATAGATGTAATTGAATCATTATTAAAAAGAGCACAAAGCACTCGAGTGAAAGCCAACAACAGAACGGCAGTCGTAAACAAATGTCTCTCGAGGGTTGCataaatcccaaaaaaattatGCCAACACCGGCAATccgttaatatttaatttaaacacaaACAATTTCATCGGAAAGCAGATATAAAAAGAAGCCACATTAGCTAAATTATAAACCCAACAGATATTACTTTCTTCATTAACTAACCATTTTCATTCTGCTGTTTACTCTAaatactaaattaaaataaacaacctGCCCAAACTCAGCTACAGTTTGTATACTAAAATGTTTGAAGTCTTAAGCCATGCTTCTAAGCCGCTAACCTTTAAAGGCAACTAACGGTTGCAGCTGGGTCTTCGACTTGGCTTGAACCCGCGAAGAACTTACATCACAtggcttggttttttttttttcttctgggGAGCGTGTTCTGCTGTCGCCGACTCCCTAAACTTGATTTAGCTGGCCATTATTTTTATAGCAATTGTGTACTCGCTGGCTTATGGCTATCTCTGTTGGCATGACATAAGCCGCCATGGCACTTTAATAGAATGCCTTTAATATGAAAAGCCATAACATCGCGAAGCGTTACATGAAACACATGTCGTTTATGCACATTACGCATTTGTACCGTCTGCAGAGAGCAACTAAGTAGCAGCtcgttaaaaataataataataataagtggTACTCCAGTATGCAGCTGTGCGCGTAATGCGGTCTAATTGATTGCATCGGAACATGATTATAGGCAGCTAAGCCGCTCGACTTTCATGTCTAGGCCCAAAATCAGCGACTATTTTCGGGCTAATTAGAATGCCGGGAAGGTCTCAGACGGGTTCAGAGCCAAAATAAGGCAGTAATAATGCGGTCAGAGTGCCAAGCACTCATATTGATATCTTGATCGTAAATGACATATTGGCTGAAGCACTTTCAATGACTCGGGAACAACAAAAGTCAAAAGGCGTACATACAGATGTCACATGTATGCCACCACAAATCTTTTGTTGCTCCTCTCATCGGAAGTGGTACAAGTAATGGCGATTTTATTTGACAACTTGATTGCTTTCTTTTGTCGCCCAGAACGGCTTTTCAATTCTGTTCTGGATTCAATCGCTGTGAACAAAAGTTAAGCTTTGTCGACGATTATTTTTTagaacattttcatttattggcTAATATTAGTAGGTCAACTTTGACTCAATCACGCTAGATACGAATGATAGAAAATCTATAAAGAAATATTCTACAATTCTTTAGCTGTATTGTACAATCCATTTTGGTTAGATATTTAATAACTTCatttcgtatatttttatcagtCGATCTTGACCCGTTATAGAAACTTTACGAAATTCAAAGAATATTGTAATTTGACACAGTAAAAAAGAAACTGTGGCCGGTCATCGATTTACAAGTCTGTCCGCTGTCTATTGACCCATTTTCTGGTATATCTGGATTTTAAGTTGCCGGAATAAGTACTTGTTAACCATATTGGCGccataaaaacataataaactTTGTCGTTGTAGGGAAACCCGTTCATTGGACACCAAATGGCCGTGAAAAGCGCCGACTAGGGAAGAGAGCGTCGCAAAAACTACAAGGAAAATTAACGTCAAGCCAGCAGACAAACTGCACTCGAAGCAATCCGAAGCTAACTGGAAAATGGATAAACAAACATAGAGGAGCGAGTGTAGACGAAACAACTTTCAGCCGCGGCAAGAAATACAGTTAAGGTTTTGCGCGGCGGAAGAATCTAGGAAGAGCGACGTGTGAATGCAGGAGAAGATACCATTAACCAGCTACAAGATACAACCGATAGCGCACTGCAAAAAGTCATCGACAACCGACCGAACCGCTGAGAAGAGCGAAAAGCCAGAGAGCGACCGGTCTGCCTTAAACCTGGCCATGATCTTGGCCAACTGTTTGGGCCACAAAGCGCTCAGTTGTTAACCAGACGCGCACGCATGCACACACGAGGCGCGCGAACAGGTGATTTGCATATCCACGAGATACAAGTAACTTCCAGATACGAAACCGTTAGGCCGTAGGTGTGTCGCTGTGAAGTAATTGCAGGTAGCTAGCTAGATAGCCGACTAGAGCAAATAGAAAACGCGCTAAATGCGACAGCGAAATTCCAAACAAACCAGtcgaaaacaaacacaacGAAGAAAGtacattaaaatcaataaaaaaaagaattgagCTGCTGCGTCCGACAATCAATGGAATTGAGTTAGCGTGCTAAGCCGAGTGCCTCATAAATTGATTTGTCGATTGGCTAATGGTTTCGCCAATAAAGCCGCCTATTGTGTCCGCTAAAACGAAAGGTTCCCAAACACGTACCCCGGTGAAATCAGCTAAATAAACTGTTGGGTTGCACTGAAATTGCAGGGCCAAGGTGCAATTCCAATAGGAAAAGACATAGCAATTGCACTTGCAATTGCAGGTTGAAGGTGTGAAGGAGCCGTCAGCAGTGCTAACTGGCTGAGtgaaaccaaaataaaacgaaactgAAATGCCCAACACATACAGTGCTTTGCCCCATAATTGGAGCTCAGGTGAGAGCCAGCGACAGTGGACATCCTCCAGTAGAAATCGCACCTGCCACCCAGTGAGCATGGCCAGATCAACGAGTGGCCACTTGATTTTCCTCCTCTTGATCTGCCTAATAAACTCAGCCGCCAAAGCGGATGGAACGGCTCGGAATGGTCGTCTTGGCCGTCATCTCTCCACCACTCCTTTGAGCCATCTGGCCATGGAACCGCAGCCAACCGAGGAGCAGGAGATGGTTACCGAGTCACCAACGGAATCCCCAGAGGATGTGGAGCTTGCGACGACGACGGAACTGCCGCCGGAAGAAGACTGGCAGCGCCTGGTGAACGCCACAGAGTTTCCCACGAGGAAGCCAATGGACAAAGTGGCTCCCACTGATTCGCTGCTCCTCAGACTGGCCCGGCGATTCGCCAGTGGAAACGAGCTGTGGGACGGCCTTGTCCGCGATTGCTATCTAAAGCCAGATGTATCCTGCTTCCAAAAGAACGTCTTCAGCTACCTGGATACCGCTCTGGATGTGCAGGACGTGAATGTGACTCAAAGGCTAAAGTTCTTCAAGAACCAAGTGGACTACCAAGTggaaaaggagaaggaggagcacTCGGAGGCACGTGCCGGTAAGTGGCAAGGAAATCTAAATCTAATCGATTTGTTGCCTTTTACTATTAGTAACAAGTTGCTAGGGTCACTAGTTGAATTATAACTGATCATAATATAAATACCACAGTTTTATTCATGTTTGGATAGATACAGCAGTTTCTACAGTGATAATACCAATTGAAATTTTCGCTTTAAAGGTTTTGGTTGCTTTTAATCCATGCCAGTTAGCTGACAACGAATTCCTGGTTttcaaattgtatattttttctgcAAATTAACTTTAGCTTAAAGCAACTTATGTAAGAGCCCTTGTCTATGCTCGCGTTTATGTGTGCGATCGGTTTTCACATCGATTCTTTTTCTCGTTTTGTATAGCTATGTATACCTGAGCACGTCcgaaaaaattttttttttttttttttttttttttttttggatatattaatttaaaactgtccttcgcggacaatcattaaatttgatgactaaacttaacggtagagaattaattgattacataaattgttgcgaaactatacaataactgtcgatattgtatgtatgatgtatataataatgtatgtatataatttaatttaatttgcgtgtctaatcccagagaggtccaaagggtgtgatcggtgcagcctcctggtgcgttgactggtgtccagcaggtcttgtgccaggttgtttgggtggtcttgaagcctctgcatgtactgcctgctgcttttcttaatcTCATCCTTCACCCAGGGGAAGCTGAGGACCTCGTGTATAGTGGCATTATCGTGGAAAGGGTGAGCGTTTGTGActgtgcggagcgttttgttttcgaatgtctggataatgttgatgttacttttcgatgcagtgccccacagttgaatgccatacgtccagattggccttatgatcgctttgtagataaggagcttagtggaagtcggtagcttagattgtctgcccatcagccagtagaattcacggactcggttctccgcctgtttccgcttctttaGCAGGTGTGGTCTCCATGTAAGTCTCCTGTCCAGTGTAAAGCCAAGATAATTTGGATTGGCTACCTCTGGGATTGGGAACCCGTTGAAACTGACTGGTGGGCAAGTGCCGCGTCTAGTTGCGAAGGTGGTAGCGGTTGACTTGTCGCTGTTTACCGATATATTCCATCTCGTGTGCCACGTGTTCAGTAGATCTAGTTGTTCCTGCATAGTCTGGGAGGCCTCTGCTGGGGTATCTGCTGTTGTTAGGAACGCAGTatcatcggcgtaagtggctGCCATAATGTACTGGCTCGGTATCACCGGCAGGTCAGCCGTATACGCGTTGTAGAGGAGCGGACCGAGAACGCTTCCTTGGGGAACTCCTGCACGGGCTTCTTTGACGTCTGAGCGCGCTTCTCCACACCTGACGGCGAATCTTCTGCCCTCCAGGAACGATTTTAAGAACTTGAAATATGGCTGGGGCAGGCCGTTTTTGAGCTTTAGGAGGAGACCGGGGTGCCAAACACGATCAAAGGCTTGCTTAATGTCCAGCATTACTGCTAGGCAGTATTTCTTATTCTCAAAGGCGTCCAGGATATATTGCGCTACTCGGTGGCCTTGCTCTGGTGTCCCGTGGCGGCGCctaaagccaaactggtgatcagggatcagACCAGCCTCCTCAATCACCGGCAATACTCTGgtcaaaaatactctttcgagtatctTGGAGAGTACTGGTAGTAGGCTGATCGGGCGGTAGGAGGCGGGATTGGCTTCGTGTTTACCAGGCTTCAGGATCATAACTACTTCGGCGCGTTTCCATGATGAAGGGAAGTGCCCCAATTGCAAgcacttatttattatggTCGTGATTAGTGACTTGCTAATAGGGGGGAGGAGCTTTAAAGCAATGGCATTGATGGCATCATCGCCTGGAGCCTTGTGGTTACCCATTGCCGCTATTAAATTGCTGATTTCCTCTTCCGTGGCCTGGGGTATCGACTCGGAGTCAAAGAGAGGTTCTGACAGGAGCCTGGCTGTTTCGGCTGCTTCATTTGGGGAACATCGATTGGCTGGTGTGAAGACTTCCTCCAAGTGCTCGGCGAATGCGTTGGCTCTTTCGGTCTCAGTTCTGCACCATGAGTTGTCTTGTCTTCTGATGGGCGGGATCCTCTTCAGTGGCCTCTTGATGCGCTTGGTAACATTCCACAGGTTGTGGTGGGGATCACCCGGCGCGAGATTACCAACAAAGCTGTCGAGGGCCTCCTTCCTTAGCCTGACCAGAGTTTCCTTCAGCTCCTTGGTGGCTCTGTTGAGAGCTGTTTTGTCTCTAGGGTTCCTGGAGAGGAACCAAACCCGTCGGAGACGCCTTTTCTCTGACTTGAGCTCATTAACCCGAGGATTCCAAAAGTGGACGTCTCTACTTCTGTCCCTCGTTTGGTTAGAGAACCTTGGAGCAGCATAAGTTGCTGCCTCCTGAATTTGCGAGGTGAGGTTCACAACGGCCGCATCTATAAGTTCAGGGGTATCCAATGGTGGATTAGTGACTGTCGAGTTGTTCAGCCAGTGGTGGTATTTGCTGATGTCGGACGTTTTGAAGATTAACTTTTTACCCGCGGATCTCAACATGGCTGAGGCGTAGACCGAAACGGCAATGGCACTATGGTCCGAGAGAAGGTCTTCCACCTCCCTGGTCTGGATTCTTGCCGGGTCCAGGCCGCCAGAGATCGCAAAGTCCAAGATGTCTGGAGTTTTTGCAGGGTCAGTGGGCCAGTATGTTGGCGTCCCAGTTCCGTGGCAATTGAGGTTGCGGGAGAGAACCTGCCTGCATAGCGCGCGTCCTTTTGGATTGCATACTCTGGAACCCCACCAAGTGTGCTTGGCGTTAAAGTCACCTCCTATGACGAATTTGGGGCCGAGGCTGTCCAAAAGCGAAGAGAAGCAATCGTCCGTGGCTCTAAATCTGGGTGGGCAGTAGGCAGCAGCTAAGGTAATGTCTCCGTGGGTGGTGCTTACCGATATTCGGGCGCATTGCACCCAATCCTCTTGAATTGGTGGTTGGGTGTCGAATTTGATGCAGCTGCGAATAAGGATGGCGGCGCCGCCGCGTGCTGAACCATTAGGGTGGATGGCTGACACGAGGTCATACCCCCTTAAGGTGAAGTAGGACCTGTCTGAAAAATGGGTTTCGGATATGAGGAGAATATCTGCTTGGTTGGTCTTGCAATAAAGCTCGACCTCTGGCCTGTTGTTGATCAGGCCGTTTGCGTTCCAGATGGTTATGTCTAGTGCTGATTGCATAGGGACTTACAGACGGTTGCCATCATCTGATTCATTTGACTCATTACCTTCTCCATCATCTGATTCGTTTGACTCATCGCCTTCTCCATCATTTTTTCAAACATGGCTTCCATTCTGCCCATTATTGTTTCCATCAGGTTGTCAAAATTGGCCTGAGTATGAGGGATGGCATGTGTCTCATCAGTTGCCTGCTTGACAGCGTTGGCAAAACTAA
Protein-coding sequences here:
- the LOC123327301 gene encoding uncharacterized protein LOC123327301, with the translated sequence MKIILSVLALVVCLTRQCIGQLHSEQLLAVLKASGDDPKTPLIVLSNPTIRPAFGESIKSEPDMETTVIPESATTISPASFTTASTEKRNKKTRPPQKQKAGPNYEPNQRFSMQDLLLMPGIWESSPIVDQGPMTTLNAQPVFYPVPVYIPYPMPFMLNPQIHLMSRPSNDKVDDQIAMGFHGMMGENLLRSSFQQDNGSDWHKIIGNRVKPVSQDGPKKWRGKWRKTTTTTTTTSTTEAPVTMSTEPTRLLSDSSNQSDTVLKSIETNVNNETTGAAS